A window of the Lolium perenne isolate Kyuss_39 chromosome 7, Kyuss_2.0, whole genome shotgun sequence genome harbors these coding sequences:
- the LOC127318741 gene encoding chromatin assembly factor 1 subunit FSM, giving the protein MEGGDAILGVARSEAPSTGDAAIPDQSQMQVDGPVALNRSAEHEPDPSDAMDIDGAPAQAPPPTLTDTIVQVQKQLKRKRASNGPAIAAAEKEALVAGCRQELQGLFEYYKEVSGHRMQLEGGNLSGNAVIGCLLEESALGLTKLVDEAFEKLKGTEGVSVASVRSSVLLIGQRMMYGQSSPDADVLEDESEMSLWCWEVRDLKLMPVKIRGFLSGRRTARKKIHERISAIHSSLSVLESPGAEAQVNELRKVSIKLSKALNLEGIRSMVERLTQKNNIPRVAKDVESTANQSMQEMRETEGTAGIIETVHASELPNGNASMTEKAVQKMQKQLEKEAKRQEKEEQHIMKQQKKMQEEALREQKRCEKEDAEAKKRQKKQEEEALKEQKRREKEEAELRKQQKRQQEEAEKEQKRLEKEAAQLKKQQALQKQASLMQRFFKSKDGEKQDQSGENNTGACSVDQCTTTKELVSAATSIIDSSFSLKERWTLEYLRRLQITGWQKLSSYNRSSRWGIRHKPKKEAFKALKLQKTSDDMLDEVLSTSNEDICHNSSHENESDKLGNDIDMLPASEMQCHATNSNNSLTTRLIKRKLLQFAKSNRPAYYGTWRKQSAFVGPKCPLKMDPDLDYEIDSDDEWEEEDPGESLSDCEKDADEVVEEDSKITDEEEEDSFVVPDGYLSDNEGIQIEGLLDDDKDDEASSLPPSQCPEIEEFRTLLRQQKVLNNLTEQALRKSQPLVISNLAHEKAELLTAQDLMGTSKVEQLCLQVLSMRICPGGGVVDVPVIDSSAIAEETNQSNAKSSPAASSILDTDLPEIVGVVLSSRDGINKLVESLHQKFPTVAKIQLNRKVREISDFVDNRWQVKKEVLDKLGLTNSPVNHPQKTKATASPSLPQKTKAAAKLPRKTKGIGMYFSKRCLPPEEAINALASSPELRLKSKTVQGNNGAAGAPQVDLFPSTK; this is encoded by the exons ATGGAGGGCGGCGACGCAATCCTCGGCGTCGCTCGCTCCGAAGCCCCTAGCACCGGCGACGCCGCCATCCCGGACCAGTCGCAGATGCAGGTCGACGGCCCCGTCGCGCTCAACCGATCCGCCGAGCACGAGCCCGACCCGAGCGACGCGATGGACATCGACGGCGCCCCAGCGCaggcgccgccgccgacgctgaCGGACACCATCGTGCAAGTGCAGAAGCAGCTGAAGCGGAAGAGGGCCTCCAACGGGCCCGCGATTGCCGCCGCGGAGAAGGAGGCCCTGGTGGCCGGGTGCAGGCAGGAGCTGCAGGGCCTCTTCGAGTACTACAAGGAGGTCTCGGGCCACAGGATGCAGCTCGAAGGAGGCAACCTGTCGGGCAACGCGGTGATTGGGTGCCTGCTGGAGGAGAGCGCCCTTGGGCTGACAAAGCTGGTGGACGAGGCGTTTGAGAAGCTCAAGGGGACTGAGGGTGTCTCGGTGGCTTCGGTCCGTAGCTCCGTGCTGCTCATTGGGCAGAGGATGATGTATGGCCAGTCCAGCCCGGATGCTGATGTGCTGGAGGATGAATCGGAGATGTCTCTTTGGTGCTGGGAG GTGAGAGATTTGAAGTTAATGCCTGTGAAAATTCGTGGTTTCTTAAGTGGCCGAAGAACTGCCAGAAAGAAGATCCATGAGAGGATCAGCGCTATTCACT CATCTTTGTCAGTTCTGGAATCTCCAGGAGCTGAAGCTCAAGTTAATGAGCTTAGAAAAGTATCAATAAAGCTAAGCAAAGCATTGAACTTGGAAGGGATCAGATCAATGGTGGAAAGATTGAcacaaaagaacaacattccacG GGTTGCCAAAGATGTAGAATCAACAGCTAACCAGTCAATGCAAGAGATGAGAGAAACTGAGGGAACTGCTGGCATAATAGAGACTGTACATGCCTCTGAGTTGCCAAATGGAAATGCCTCTATGACT GAGAAGGCAGTTCAGAAAATGCAAAAACAACTTGAGAAGGAAGCAAAACGCCAGGAGAAAGAGGAACAGCATATAATGAAACAACAAAAGAAAATGCAAGAAGAGGCACTGAGAGAACAGAAGAGATGTGAAAAGGAAGATGCTGAAGCGAAGAAACGCCAAAAGAAGCAGGAAGAAGAAGCACTGAAAGAACAGAAGCGCCGTGAAAAGGAAGAAGCTGAATTAAGGAAACAACAAAAGAGGCAGCAAGAGGAAGCTGAGAAAGAACAGAAGCGTCTTGAGAAGGAAGCTGCACAGCTCAAGAAACAACAGGCCCTTCAGAAGCAAGCTTCTTTGATGCAGCGCTTTTTCAAAAGTAAGGATGGTGAAAAACAGGATCAATCTGGAGAGAATAACACAGGTGCATGCTCTGTTGATCAATGCACCACCACCAAGGAGCTGGTATCAGCTGCTACATCAATAATTGATTCTTCCTTCTCGCTGAAAGAGAGGTGGACTTTGGAGTATCTTCGGAG GTTGCAGATCACTGGTTGGCAAAAGTTATCAAGCTATAACAGGTCCAGCAGATGGGGTATCAGACACAAACCTAAGAAGGAGGCATTTAAAGCACTCAAGCTTCAAAAAACCtctgatgacatgcttgatgaagtaCTTTCTACTTCAAATGAAGACATTTGCCACAACTCAAGTCACGAAAATGAATCAGATAAACTGGGAAATGACATTGATATGCTTCCAGCCAGTGAGATGCAGTGTCATGCCACCAATAGTAATAATTCTCTGACAACTAGATTGATAAAGAGAAAGCTTCTGCAATTTGCCAAAAGTAACAGACCGGCTTATTATGGCACTTGGAGGAAGCAAAG TGCTTTTGTTGGTCCAAAGTGCCCACTCAAGATGGaccctgatcttgattatgaaattgATAGTGATGACGAATGGGAGGAG GAGGATCCTGGTGAGAGCCTTTCTGACTGTGAGAAGGACGCTGATGAGGTTGTAGAGGAAGATTCCAAGATaacagatgaagaagaggaagatagttTTGTCGTGCCTGATGGTTACCTGTCAGATAATGAG GGCATTCAGATAGAAGGTTTATTGGATGATGATAAAGATGATGAGGCCAGTAGTTTGCCACCCAGCCAGTGTCCAGAAATTGAGGAATTCAGAACTTTGCTACGCCAGCAAAAAGTGCTAAACAATTTGACTGAACAGGCTCTCCGTAAGAGTCAACCTCTTGTAATATCCAACTTAGCTCATGAAAAGGCTGAACTATTGACTGCACAAGATCTCATGGGAACTTCGAAGGTTGAGCAGCTTTGTCTGCAAGTTCTTTCAATGCGTATCTGTCCAGGGGGTGGAGTTGTCGATGTACCAGTCATTGACAGTTCTGCAATTGCTGAAGAAACCAATCAGTCGAATGCGAAGAGTAGTCCTGCTGCATCCTCTATACTGGATACAGATCTGCCAGAAATT GTTGGGGTGGTACTGTCAAGTCGAGATGGTATCAACAAGCTGGTTGAGTCACTGCATCAGAAATTTCCAACTGTTGCAAAGATTCAACTGAACCGCAAAGTGAGGGAGATATCTGACTTTGTTGATAACCGCTGGCAG GTTAAGAAAGAGGTTCTTGACAAGCTTGGCTTAACTAACTCACCTG TGAATCATCCCCAGAAGACGAAGGCAACAGCCAGTCCCAGTCTTCCCCAGAAGACTAAAGCAGCAGCCAAACTTCCCCGGAAGACCAAAGGAATAGGCATGTACTTCTCAAAGCGCTGTTTACCTCCAGAAGAGGCCATCAATGCCCTGGCATCTTCACCTGAGCTGCGGTTGAAATCAAAAACTGTTCAAGGCAACAATGGTGCTGCTGGTGCTCCTCAAGTTGATCTGTTTCCCTCTACAAAGTGA